The nucleotide sequence actatgcaaaaatctatctaactgtgtcctaaatatatttaatgaggcagcctctactgcttccctgggcagagaattccacagattcactactctctgggaaaagcagtttctcctcatctccgtcctaaatctacttccccgaatcttgaggctaggtcgcctagttctagtctcacctaccagtggaaacaaccttcctgcctctatcttatctatcccttccataattttatatgtttctataagatcccctctcattcttctgaattccagtgagtgaaTTCCACAGTTGTGTAACacatttcccagtgaacccagGGGTATAAAGGGAGCAGGGGCTATACACGCACTCTGGATcctggctccagctgcaaacccacccacgttcctgacccctggtgttcccaGACCCCAATCCCAGCTCTGGCCACACTCTGGACCAcagctcacattccagactcATGGATGAGCCTCGTGCTgatttattggagttttattgtaaaaGGATTTCCATCCAAATGCAGGCTGCAGAGTCAACAGCAGGGAAGATATTCAAACCTAGAAATCATCCCTGGTCCGTAGGGAGTTACTGAAGATCACAAGTGTTGCAGGATATCCAGCTGATACTTGGAGGCTGGAATCACAGGACTAGgagtcagagtcaaagtcgagttcactgtcagatgcacaggtgcaaagaaaaacttacttgcagcagcatcacaggcacagagcatcagataagcagcgttcacaagaaaaacgtaaattaaacataaattatacacaatttttacaagaaaaaaacacaattagaacaaaacaaaatccattttagtgaaaagtgatcagagtggtcacagtgttgctaacctggagtgattagggttgttccgattggttcaagaaccgaatggttgaagggaagtagctgttcctgaacctggtggtgtggtgcttcaggcttctgtgcctcctgcccgatgggagctgtgagaagatggcatagcccggatggtggggatctttgatgatggatgttgccttcatgaggcagcacctcctgtagatactcccgatggtggggagggatgtgcccgtgatgtactgggcagagtccactactctctgcagcttcttatgttcctgcgcatttgaattgccatcccagaccgtgacgcaaccagtcagggtactttcaacagtacatctgtagaggtttgttagcgtgttcagtgacaagccgaacctccttcagCTCCTAAgaaaagtagagacactggcgcaccttccttgtgattgcatctacgtgctgggccctgGACAAGTCACCGGATATGTTAACggtcaggaatttaaagctgctgaccctcaccACCGCTGATCCCCCCAGTTTAAACCTgtgcacgttcaccctccttccccttcctgatcaTTAGTTCGGTCACTGagaaccgagatgaggagaaatctcttcacccattGGGTGGGGAACCTTCAGAATGTTGTACCCTGGATGCCTGTGGCTTGGGCACTGAAAGAATCAGGGTCATAGCATTGTGGAGcttagaagcaggcccttcggcccatcgtgacCATGCTAGCCATCGAGAACGCATCCATATATGGATCTGGGGATCAGGTGGGGAAGTTCTTGAGTTATAGTCTCTCTAGTTTTCTAATGCTTATGTTTTTGAGAATTTGAATGTTGTGCAAGCCCTtctttctgcctctctcaccCCTGCCTCCTTTACAAATGATTTTCTAATCCCCATTTCATTCACAATGCGAGGGTAAATTTTCCAGGTCTGTGGCCGGATGAAAGGCCTCGCTGCCTGGATCAGGAAGTTTCAGCGatacaaaaacaggccattcagcccaactgcccCATGAGACTCTGCTTCACCCCCACTTCATCCCCTTTCCGCCGTATGGTTCCCCTGAAACCCAGCTCTGCTGATTGCCATTCCATAGTTCCTTCACagtctattcagcccatcgagtgtaTGCTGGTTCACACAGCAATTCCCATTCCCTCCACATAACCGACTCtcccatcaaccaccaccccacccccccccccggagacCTGgacgatttacagcagccaattatcctaccaacccacacgtctttgggatgtgggaggagaccagagaacccgggggaaacccacgtggtcacagggagaacccgaggtcaggatcgaacccgggtatctggagttgtgaggcagtggctctgcccgctgagccactgtgccgctATGGTGTATTTAACCATTATTTGCAGTTTTAAAGAGCAAGAGAAATTTCCAACTAAACTGGAGAAAACCATTTGGTTTTGGCTGAGAAATATGTACAGGATGTGTTGTTTATCCACAAAGATAAATCGTGTAAAATCTGGAGGTATTTGAAGTGTAATATTAGAGATAATTACCAAGAATTTATTTACCAATATTTCCATGTTACAGACAAATAAAGCTCAGTAATAGTCTGCAATTCTTCCCTGTTCAGTGTGAATCTTTACACTTCCTTCCTGTTCCTGCAGGAGTTCAGTGTCTTACACTGACTAGCTCAGTTGAGAAGACATTTATTTCAAGGATAGGACTGCAGCCGGGTTTCAGACTGCAGAAGAAAATTGGAGATTTCACATGGCTTTTCACATACTCTCCTGTCCAATCATGTCCTTCCCATAGCATGACGGCCACAACTACACACGGTACTGTTTGCGGTCTAActcctgatagagtcatagacaggcccttccgcccaactcatccataccaaccaagacgtctatctgagctagtcccatttgcctgcaaaacggagacaccagagacggccgatgctggaatctggagcaacaaacaatctgctggaggaattccatGGGaaaggcatcatctatggagggaaacattgactgtccatttcgggtcgagacccttcaagagGGCTActcttgagtcctgatgaagggtctcgacctgaaacgtcaactgtccatttccctccagagaagctgcctgacccgctgggttcctccagcagattgttgctcccacttgcctgtatttggcccatgtccctctaggCTTTTTTGAATTGATGTACCtcaccaaatgccttttaaatgttgtaattgtacctggctTTACAGCTTCCTCATTCTGTATACctacctgtgtgaaaaacttgcccctcaggtcccttttagattttttttcccttctcaccttaaacctttgcccttcagtgttagactcccttaccctgtgACCATGCACCTGATCTACTCCCCTCATTATAAGgtgcctcagcctcctacactccagggaaaacagtcccagcctatccagcctctccttataactcaagccccagTTCTGATAACTTCCTCGTGAATCTTTgctacaccctctctagcttaatggcatccttcctatagctgggtgaccagaactgcacacaatactccaagtgtgggctcaccaatgacttgtagttttaacacaacatcccaactcctgtactcagtgccctgactgaaggccagcgtgccaaacaccttcttcaccaccctgtctacctgtgtcgccactttcaaggaattatgtacctgttccccgaggtctctctgttctacagcactctccagggccctaaaATTTACTATGCAAGTACTGCACTGTTTAACTTACAAAACTACCACACATCCcacctgtctgagttaaattccatgacTTATAGAGTTGTAACTTCCCTGTTCTTGAATtctatgccccaactaatgaaggcaactttccatatgccttcttcatcagcttgtctatctgtgctgctgccttcagggatccttgaacttgtacaccaaggtccctctgtccctcactaCTTCCCCGCgtcaaattaaattggtttactattgtcacgtgtactgaggtacagtgaaaaactttgttttgcatgccatccattcagatcatttcatcacatcagtgcattgaggtagtacaagggaaaacaacaacagaatacagaataaagtgttacagttacagagaaagtgcagtgcaggcagacaattggtattggtttattattgtcacttgtaccaaggtacagtgaaaaacttgtctcgcatactgatcgtacaggtcaattcattacacagtcagttacattgagttagtacagagtgcattgatgtagtacaggtaaaaacaataacagtacagagtaaagtgtcacagctacagagaaagtgcagtgcaataaggtgcaaggtcacaacaaggtagatagtaaggtcagagtccatctcattgtataagggaaccattcaatagtcttatcacagtggggtagaagttgtccttaggtctggtggtacgcaAGGCCAACCACTCACTCCGTATATTGCAGCTTTACTAGTTCTCCCTAAATATAACACCAGGATAAAATTCCAtcggccatttctctgcccatcttcaCCAACCGATCAATGTTATTCTGTAGCCAAAGATTACCTTCTACACTATCGACAATCTTTGTGTCCTTGTACGAGCTAACAAATAATGCCTCCAACAgtcacatccagattgttaatatatataaaacaaacagtACATGTTTCGACAtcagtccctgtggtacactgtTGGTCACAGACTCCCAATCACAAAACAaaccatcaccttctgtctccCATTACCAAGTCAATTTCAGATCTAATTTGTCCCGAATCCCATGCGCTCtcatcttttggaccagtctcccatatgggaccttgtcaaagaccttactgaagtccacgtattCTATGTCAACCTCAATacacttagttacctcctcaaaaaattcaatttagTCAGATAGGATCTCCCCTTAACAGCCaaactgactatccctgatcaatccctgctcCTCCAAGTACAGATTAACCAGCTCCCTCAGGATTTTTTCTAGTAACTTCACTACCACCGAAGCACTGCCCTGCAGCTGcctggtttatccctgcagcTCTCCTTGAATAAAGATAGCACAttcactgtcctccagtcatctgtgaGCAGAGATTTGAACGTCTCTGACAGAGccccaatctcctctcttgccttccacagcagcctgggataagtCTTACCAggtctggggatttatccacctttaagcccacttaTATATCTTCTCCTTTTCAAAGACAATTTGTTCTAGAACCATCTCCCTTCCTGAtttccaggtcatgccctcttctcatgaccaccatcggggaggaggcacaggagcccgaagacccacactcaacgattcaggaacagcttcttcccctccgccgtcagatttctgaacggtccatgaaccctcgttattccattttttttggtaatatttattttgtaatttatagtaattttatatctttgtactgctgccacaaaacaacacatttcacgacatacagtataagtcagtgttaataaagctgattctgacaGCATCCTTCTCTGCAGTCAGTACAGATGTGAAACATTTATTTAGGACGTCACCCATATCCTCAGGATCCAAGCACAACTTGCCTCTTTGTTTCCAATGGTCCCGCTTCAATCCCTATTCTTTTCTCTTGCCTTAATTATAAAATGCTTTAGGATGTTCCTTAATCTCGCTCACTGGTAAAGTTTAATGCCCCTCTTTGCCCTTCtggttacattttttttaaaaaaagttccctCTACGCAGAACAGtgcacacaggaacaggccattcggcccacaatgtctatgctgaccatgacgccaatttaAGCCGCACATCTGCCTACATGTccctaaccctccattccctgtcagtTCATGTGTCggtccagagcaacacacaagacgctggaggaactcaacgggtcaggcagcatctgtggaaggagatggacagtcgacgtttcagtgactccatgtgtctgtctaaatggctcttaaacaccactgtcgtatctgcctccaccaccacccctggcagccccttccaggcacccacccgtctgtgtaaaaaaacgtaccccacacatagaacattacagcacagtacaggcccttcggcccacagtgttgtgccgacattttatcgtgctctaagatctatctaacccttccctcccacatagccccccatttctctatcattcatgtgtctaagagtctcataaatgtccctaatgtatctgcccccacaacttctgccggcagtgcgttccacacacccaccactctctgtgtaaaacttacccctgacatcccccttataccttcctccaatcaccttaaaattatgtcccctcgtgttagccattgtcgcccgggaaaaagtctctgactgaccactcgatctatgcctcttatcatcttgtacacctctatcaagtcacctctcatcctccttctccccaaagagaaaagcccaagctcactcaacctatcttcataagacatgctctccaatccaggcagcatcctggtaaatctcctctgcaccctctctaaagcttccacatccttcctataatgaggcgaccagaactgaacacaatactccaagtgtgttctgaccagagttctacagagctgcaacatcacctcacggctatTGAACTccatcccctgactaatgaaggccaacacaccatacgccttcttaacaaccctattgactttgagggatctatgggtgtggaccccaagatccctctgttcctccacactgctaacagtcctgccattaaccttgtagtctgCCTTAGATTtccaccttccaaagtgtatcacttcacacttttccgggttgaactccatctgccacttctcagcccagctctgcatcatatcaatgtcctgttgtaacctacagcaacctcctacactatccacaacaccaccttcacctccctggcgccctgtgtcaccacttccagggaaccctgtccctgagCCCCTAGGTCTCTCTCCCACCACACTCTTggggggacatgggccaaacgcaggagactgggactggctgggtgggcaccgtggtcggcaggggctgggtgggccgaagggcctgtctccgtgctgcaCTGCTCTGTGGGTCCGGGCGCCCAGTGTAAGCCCTGACCGTCCCGCTGCCCGAGTCGCCCCCGGCGGGACGTCCCGCTGCCCGAGTCGCCCCCGGCTGCTCCCGGCGGGACGTCCCGTTCCCCGAGTCTCCCCCGGCTGCTCCCGGCGGGACGTCCCGTTCCCCGAGTCTCCCCCGGCGGGACGTCCCGCTGCCCGAGTCGCCCCCGGCTGCTCCCGGCGGGACGTCCCGTTCCCCGAGTCTCCCCCGGCGGGACGTCCCGCTGCCCGAGTCGCCCCCGGCTGCTCCCGGCGGGACGTCCCGTTCCCCGAGTCTCCCCCGGCGGGACGTCCCGCTGCCCGAGTCGCCCCCGGCTGCTCCCGGCGGGACGTCCCGTTCCCCGAGTCTCCCCCGGCGGGACGTCCCGCTGCCCGAGTCGCCCCCGGCTGCTCCCGGCGGGACGTCCCGTTCCCCGAGTCTCCCCCGGCGGGACGTCCCGCTGCCCGAGTCGCCCCCGGCTGCTCCCGGCGGGACGTCCCGTTCCCCGAGTCTCCCCCGGCGGGACGTCCCGCTGCCCGAGTCGCCCCCGGCTGCTCCCGGCGGGACGTCCCGTTCCCCGAGTCTCCCCCGGCGGGACGTCCGGCAGCCAGCGGCCCGGCGCCGACAACAGGAAGCGGAAGGGCTGCGGGGAGGCGGAGCGGGGGAACAGCCGGCAGCTGCACGCCTGCCCGGGGATGGAGGCCGGAGACACCGCGGAGCTGGGAGGACCGGCCCCGACCCTGGGAGGACCAGGACCGACCGCGGGAGGACCGGCCCCGACCCTGGGAGGACCAGGACCGACCGCGGGAGGACCGGCCCCGACCCCCGGCGCGGAGCCCGGCTCCCAGCCGACCGGACTGTGCACCAGCCCGGGGGCCGGCGGCCGGGAGCCGTGCACCAGCCCGGGGCCGTGCACAGACCCGGAAGATGCAGCGGCGTCCGACGGGCTGGAAGGGACGGGGCCGTGCGCGGTCCCGGGAGGGAGAGGACTGTGCGCGGTCCCGGGAGGGAGAGGACTGTGCGCGGTCCCGGGAGGCGCGCGACCCGGCGCGAGCCCGGCTGCGGTGCGCGCGCCGCAACAACCCGCCGCTGTGAAAAGGAAGGTCTCGCTGTCGGGGTGAGTCGGGCTGCGGACCTGACACATTACAGACGAGGGACAATAGCGGGCGGGGCGGGGTCTGGGGGAcggagaggtgggggtgaaagACAGTAAAAggcggtccccccccccccccagtgtgcaGAGCATGGATGTGATGAGGCTCagctgcatctattttaatgcaaggattcTGACCAGTAAagtacatagaaacagaaaacctacagcacaattcaggcccttcggccctcaaagGGGAGCCAAACGTGTCCctaagaaattactaggcttacccatagccctctattttactcagctccacgtacctatttagcagtctcttaaacgaccctatcgtatccgcctccaccaccgttgccggcagcccattccacacactcaccactctctgagtaaaaaacttacccctgacatctcctctgtacctactccccagcaccttaaacctgtgtcctcttgtggccaccatttcagccctggggaaaagcctctgactatccacacgatcaatgcctctcatcgtcttatacacctctatcaggtccccccccccccccatcctccgtcggtccaaggagaaaaggccgagttccctcaacctgctttcataaggcatgctccgcattccaagcggcatccttgtaaatctcctctgcaccctctctatggcttccacatccttcctgtagtgaggcgaccagaactgagcacaatactccaagtggggtctgaccagggatctatatagctgcaacaatacctcatgttgggctgcatctggagtgttgcatgcagttctggtcaccccattacaggaagggtgtggaggctttggagagggtgcagaagaggttcaccaggatgctgcctggattagagggtatgagctataaggagaggttggacaaacttgggctgttttctctggagcggtggaggctgagaggagacctgatggaagtttataaaattatgagaggcagagatagggtggacaatcagattctttttcccaggatggaaatgtcaaatattggaggacatgcatttaagacgagagggggaagttgtttttacacagagagcggtgagtgcctggaacgggctgccaggggtgggtgtggaagcagatacgatagaggtgtttaagagtatgttagatagacacatgaatacacagagaatggagggatgtggactgtgtgcaggcagaagagatttagtttaatttggcattctgttcggcacagacatggtgggccgaagggcctgttcctgtgctgtactgttctgtgttctaaaaatcacagtgagatagattcACCGGGCTAATTcatgggatgagaaggttgtcttaTCAAGACAGCCTAGATACTTTggttctgtattccttggaattaggctgagaggtgaccttgttcaaacatacaagctcctaagagggcttaacagggtagatgctgagatgttccCACGAGttggagagtcacaaacaagggggcaTTGGTACaaaatgggtaaattggtttattatagtcacatgtaccgaggtacagtgggaaaGTTTCTTTCGGTTGCCATCCATAcattgcatcagtgcattgaggtaggtcaaggtaaaacgataacagaatacagattaaagtgttacagttacagagaaagtgcagtgcaggcagacaataaggtgcaaggccataacgaggtagattgtgaggtcaagagtccattttatcgtactaggggaccattcaatagtcttataacagcaggatagaagctgtccttgagcctggtggtacgtgctttcaggcttttgtatcttctgcccgatgggagaggagagaagagagaatgtccagggtgggtggggtctttgattgcgttggctgctttaccaaggcagtgggaagtgtggacagggtccatggaggggaggatggtttccgtgatgtgaaaACCACGTGGCTCGTCATTTAAAACAGGCGTGCAGAAACCTCCCTTGGTGGGGTGAATCccaggaattctctgcccccgaggatgGCAGAGGCCGGattattggatatatttaaggtggagatagataaatattggaaagatggaggaattgagcGCAGTGGGAAACTGGGACGGAAGAGGAGCTGAAGCCAGCACcattcagccatgatcatattgagtggtggggcagacttgaggggccgagtggcctcctcctgtcatGGAGTCAAAGCATCGAGGGTTCTGTACAGTTCTGCGGTGCTCCAGTCTAAGCTGTCAC is from Pristis pectinata isolate sPriPec2 chromosome 3, sPriPec2.1.pri, whole genome shotgun sequence and encodes:
- the znhit6 gene encoding translation initiation factor IF-2, producing the protein MKPPNLAPIPSRTDGSVKQMELHRIACVSQLPGCPSRPRRDVPLPESPPAAPGGTSRSPSLPRLLPAGRPVPRVSPGGTSRCPSRPRLLPAGRPVPRVSPGGTSRCPSRPRLLPAGRPVPRVSPGGTSRCPSRPRLLPAGRPVPRVSPGGTSRCPSRPRLLPAGRPVPRVSPGGTSRCPSRPRLLPAGRPVPRVSPGGTSRCPSRPRLLPAGRPVPRVSPGGTSGSQRPGADNRKRKGCGEAERGNSRQLHACPGMEAGDTAELGGPAPTLGGPGPTAGGPAPTLGGPGPTAGGPAPTPGAEPGSQPTGLCTSPGAGGREPCTSPGPCTDPEDAAASDGLEGTGPCAVPGGRGLCAVPGGRGLCAVPGGARPGASPAAVRAPQQPAAVKRKVSLSGCEACGTAEAKYRCPRCMTYSCSLLCVKKHKAESGCSGIRDKTAFQSLSDFTEMQLLSDYRFLEDTGRLADSAHRDTFVHQPTSSKALNFMKNRARRCNMNLKLLPIGFTRRRENSTFYHKREQMFYWHVKLVFPQSCAAYTERRVADKKTVEELLRKYIDPQESDPVIRQKLKVYARTPLDQVCIFLKVEDRKCNSLRYHKLDLSQTLAENLRQKTIIEYPTLFVVLKENSSEYKLLCDDNSDEDSRNGTDSSTENGREEGEVRDGS